A window from gamma proteobacterium SS-5 encodes these proteins:
- the bioH gene encoding pimeloyl-ACP methyl ester esterase BioH gives MQDLFLIHGWGMNAAVWAPLLGPLSGRFRLHLAELPGHGRQPYADQQDPSQWACALLEQAPQRAIWLGWSLGGQLALQAAMQAPQRLQRLLLTASTPLFVRAGDWPSAMPEGTLGQFAQALEQDYLGTLGRFLALQVRGSAQAKAVLRQLREGLSQRPAADPRALAAGLALLRGADLRPALTALNCPLHFCFGERDSLIPIALADDLAALCPAARVRRIAGAGHAPFLSHPDDWLDWVWEACP, from the coding sequence ATGCAAGACCTGTTTCTGATCCACGGCTGGGGCATGAACGCGGCGGTCTGGGCACCCCTGCTGGGGCCACTGTCCGGCCGTTTTCGGCTGCACCTTGCCGAGTTGCCCGGCCATGGCAGGCAACCCTATGCCGACCAGCAAGACCCATCCCAATGGGCCTGCGCCCTGCTGGAGCAGGCCCCGCAGCGGGCCATCTGGCTGGGCTGGTCGCTGGGCGGACAGCTGGCCCTGCAGGCGGCGATGCAGGCCCCGCAACGGCTGCAGCGGCTGCTGCTGACCGCCTCGACACCCTTGTTCGTGCGTGCCGGGGACTGGCCCTCGGCCATGCCAGAGGGCACCCTGGGCCAGTTTGCCCAGGCCCTGGAACAGGATTATCTGGGCACCCTGGGGCGCTTTCTCGCCCTGCAGGTGCGCGGCAGCGCCCAGGCCAAGGCGGTGCTGCGCCAGCTCAGGGAGGGCCTGAGCCAGCGCCCGGCGGCCGACCCCAGGGCCCTGGCCGCTGGGCTGGCCCTGCTGCGCGGGGCCGATCTGCGCCCGGCCCTGACGGCGCTGAACTGCCCGCTGCATTTCTGCTTCGGCGAGCGCGACAGCCTGATCCCCATCGCCCTGGCCGATGACCTGGCCGCGCTCTGCCCGGCGGCCCGAGTCCGGCGCATCGCCGGGGCCGGTCACGCCCCCTTTCTGTCCCACCCGGACGACTGGCTGGATTGGGTCTGGGAGGCCTGCCCATGA
- the dgt gene encoding dNTP triphosphohydrolase → MHWPELLSRKRLGSTQAPSESTARTDFQRDFDRIVFCSAFRRMQDKTQIFPLSKIDYVRTRLTHSLESSSVGRSLGTLVGEQIIARHRLQGYEAADIGAICAAACLGHDIGNPPFGHSGEDGIRHWAVFGPGRERVAAIHDQGQQEDFTSFEGNAQGFRVLTRLQNRDNPGGLQLTCATLAAFTKYPRESWLGGNDFDGVSARKQGFVCEDRDYFEEVAANVGLLRRDPHRAIWHRHPLAFLVEAADDICYRVIDIEDGFRLGHIGYQEALGLFLAVLPDPGLQQARLKAISGEKERVEFLRAKVINQAVAEAMECFLDLETDLLNGRFDQPLLSQIPHRAEMDQLIDLATRKLYCAPEVVEIEAAGFEVMNELLERFIQVLDDVALHGERAKPKSRMMLRLIPEQFIGPEGLPDDDLYTRLLRLTDFVAGMTDSYAVSAYKKLTGISLPG, encoded by the coding sequence ATGCATTGGCCTGAGCTGCTGTCGCGCAAGCGTTTGGGTTCCACCCAGGCCCCCAGCGAGAGCACGGCGCGTACCGACTTTCAGCGGGATTTCGACCGTATCGTCTTCTGCTCGGCGTTTCGCCGTATGCAGGACAAGACCCAGATCTTCCCCCTGTCGAAGATCGACTATGTGCGCACCCGCCTGACCCACAGCCTGGAGTCCTCCAGCGTTGGCCGCTCCCTGGGCACCCTGGTGGGCGAGCAGATCATCGCCCGCCACCGGCTCCAGGGCTATGAGGCGGCAGACATAGGGGCCATCTGCGCTGCGGCCTGCCTGGGGCATGATATCGGCAACCCGCCCTTTGGCCATTCCGGCGAGGACGGCATTCGCCACTGGGCGGTGTTCGGCCCCGGCCGGGAACGGGTAGCGGCTATCCACGACCAGGGCCAGCAGGAGGACTTCACCAGCTTCGAGGGCAACGCCCAGGGCTTTCGCGTACTCACCCGGCTGCAGAATCGGGACAACCCCGGCGGCCTGCAACTGACCTGCGCCACCCTGGCCGCCTTCACCAAGTACCCGCGTGAGTCCTGGCTGGGCGGCAATGACTTTGATGGGGTGAGCGCCCGCAAGCAAGGCTTTGTCTGTGAGGACAGGGACTATTTCGAGGAGGTGGCAGCCAACGTGGGTCTGCTCCGCCGCGACCCCCATCGGGCCATCTGGCACCGTCATCCCCTGGCCTTTCTGGTGGAGGCGGCAGACGATATCTGCTACCGGGTAATCGATATCGAGGACGGTTTTCGCCTCGGCCATATCGGCTACCAAGAGGCCCTGGGGCTGTTCCTTGCCGTGCTGCCCGACCCAGGGCTGCAACAGGCACGGCTGAAGGCCATCAGCGGTGAAAAGGAGCGGGTGGAGTTCCTGCGCGCCAAGGTGATCAACCAGGCGGTGGCCGAGGCCATGGAGTGCTTTCTCGATCTGGAGACCGACCTGCTCAACGGCCGCTTCGACCAGCCCCTGCTCAGTCAGATCCCCCACCGCGCCGAGATGGATCAACTGATCGACCTGGCTACCCGGAAGCTCTATTGCGCCCCCGAGGTGGTGGAGATCGAGGCGGCCGGTTTTGAGGTGATGAACGAACTGCTGGAGCGCTTCATTCAGGTGCTGGATGATGTCGCCCTGCATGGCGAACGGGCCAAGCCGAAAAGCCGCATGATGCTGCGCCTGATCCCGGAGCAGTTCATCGGCCCCGAGGGTCTGCCGGACGACGACCTTTACACCCGGCTGTTGCGCCTGACCGACTTTGTCGCCGGCATGACCGACTCCTATGCGGTGAGCGCCTACAAAAAGCTCACCGGCATCTCTCTGCCGGGTTAG
- the bioC gene encoding malonyl-ACP O-methyltransferase BioC translates to MRLEAHQVRRRFERAADRYDQLAGLQREMAERLIGRLDYIRIQPRQLLDLGCGTGWMTGQLRRRYPKARLLALDFAPAMLRQARRQGSWLKPIHCVCADAQALPLAAQSQDLLISNAMLQWCDPPQRVFEEWLRVLRPGGLLLFASFAVGSLAELEWAWAQVDDRPHVSPFADMHDLGDALLGLGWENPVLDIDRFTLHYASVHELMADLKGLGAANARADRHRGLTGKGRIRALAEAYEARRTPAGLPLSYEVVYGLAWAPQQRQLGGVTQIPLAGLNLAGGHD, encoded by the coding sequence ATGAGACTGGAGGCGCATCAGGTGCGCCGTCGCTTCGAGCGCGCCGCGGACCGGTACGACCAGTTGGCCGGGCTGCAACGGGAGATGGCCGAGCGGCTCATCGGTCGGCTGGACTACATCCGCATCCAGCCCCGCCAGCTGCTGGATCTGGGCTGCGGCACCGGCTGGATGACCGGCCAGCTGCGTCGCCGCTACCCCAAAGCCAGGCTGCTGGCCCTGGATTTCGCCCCGGCCATGTTGCGCCAGGCCAGGCGTCAGGGCAGCTGGCTCAAGCCCATCCACTGCGTCTGCGCCGATGCCCAGGCCCTGCCGCTGGCGGCCCAGTCGCAAGACCTGCTCATCTCCAACGCCATGTTGCAGTGGTGCGACCCGCCGCAGCGGGTATTCGAGGAATGGCTGCGGGTATTGCGACCGGGCGGTCTGTTGCTGTTCGCCAGCTTTGCTGTGGGTAGCCTGGCCGAGCTGGAATGGGCCTGGGCGCAGGTGGACGACCGTCCCCATGTCAGCCCCTTTGCCGACATGCATGACCTGGGCGACGCCCTGCTCGGCCTGGGCTGGGAGAACCCGGTGCTGGATATAGACCGCTTCACCCTGCACTATGCCTCGGTGCATGAACTCATGGCCGATCTCAAGGGCCTGGGCGCGGCCAACGCCCGCGCCGACCGCCACCGCGGCCTCACCGGAAAAGGCCGCATCCGCGCCCTGGCCGAGGCCTACGAGGCCCGGCGTACCCCGGCCGGCCTGCCGCTGAGCTACGAGGTGGTCTATGGCCTGGCCTGGGCACCGCAACAGCGCCAGCTGGGCGGGGTTACCCAGATCCCCCTGGCCGGGCTGAATCTGGCGGGCGGCCATGACTGA